ATTACTCATCTCCGCTGTGTATTCAGGTATTGTCATCACTATCAGCAGTATTTTGATGTTCCTGGCAGAAGGAAGCATCCAGAATGAGCAGTTCGGCTCTATCCCTCGTTGTCTCTGGTGGTCGATTATCACTGTTACTACCGTTGGCTATGGCGATACTTATCCTGTTACCGCATTAGGGAAAATCATTGCATCCTTGACAGCGATTTGCGGAATCGCTGTTATTGCAATTCCCATTGGAATTATTTCCGCAGGCTTTACGGAATCACTTGGTTCGGAGACGTGCAATGAAGAGGTATGAATCTTTCCTGACGAAAACTCAGGGTCTCACTCACGATGCTTCTCTATGAAATTGTCACACATCTTGTTAGGTTAATCCCGATCTATAGAATCTCGGCCAACTTCCTATATCTCTCTTCAATCAGTCCATCGTTGATCAGTCACTCAATAACCCTGGATCCTCACCAAATGATTGGATCATTTTGATGCACTTTGAAGTAGGCTTGCTCAATCGCTCGAAACATCTAATGCAGATAGTGCAGTATCTAAAGGATAAATTCAATCCCTCTAGGCCTATGGGGAGAAAGAATTTTGTTTGGAGCTATCTTCTTACCATATGTGTCTATGCACCCATCGCGTGGAACTTGCCTGGCATGGATGAAATGCCAGCCTCTGCTACTACGATTCTGTTGCTTCAATTGATCAGTATCCCTCAAAACTTACTGCTCTTTCGACGGTCTAGTGCTGCGGGAATTCCAACAGCACTTGTGATTTTATGTTGGTTCCTTACGCCGATTCATCTTATGGCAGAAGGAGGCTTGCTCGAATTTGCTATCCATTGGTATCAATTTGTGCTGATGCTGTTCATTTTATTTAAAAAGAACATAGTAGATCCGGTTGCTCCATGAAGCTGATTTTTTCACACATCATCCATTCAATTCTTTTATCCTCTAATATCTTTGAGGTTCTGTTCAGTAGGTTTTCAAGGTTTGGCTCTCTTGGTGGCCTGAATCTATGTCTTGCGAGTTTCATCTGAATGATCCAGGAGACTAGGCTAAGCTCCTTGGTTAATCAGCTTCTTGATGAGAACAGCTTTATATCTTTAAATGTTCCTGTCTTCAATCTCTTCTAACTTAAAGTATTGGAGACAGTGATAGTCCCGGTACTCGCGACTTCGGATGACATCAGTCAGAAAGCTCTTCCAGGTGTTCAGAATGTCTTGTACTGGATCGGTTACCATTCGATGGTTTCCAACAGGACGACGACGAGGGGTTTGAGTTGTCTGTGAGTTACTGATTTCAATACTTGTTTAGAGATCACCTAAATAACAGTGGTTATCACGATATGACGCCTACAAATCCAGGGTTGGGCTATTGGCACACAAGAGGGGGGATTGAATTTCCTCTATAGGTCAGTCCCCTTTTGTGTGTCTACATTCGGGTAGTGGTTGCTTCACAACCCTGGATCTCTAGGATGAGCTTTTGAGTAATCAAGGTTTAATGTTTGCAGTAATCCTTCTTCCTCCACTTCTCTTTGCGGTTGTGGGTGGTCTCGGTGTTTCCATCCTTGCAGTTGGGTTTTTAGGTCAAAAGAAGCCGTGGTTCGGCAAAAACGACCTGCTTTGTTTCTTGGGGATCTGTCTTGGTGCTTTTATCTGGGTGTTATTGATCGCGTTGATTCCTGTTGGTCAGGTCGGTTCAAACAGCTTGGAAGGTTATCCAGCACTGTTGCTGAAAGCTTTAATGCTTGGCCTGGCACCTGTATCTGCACTACCCGCACTTATGGCTTACGGCCCTAGAAAGAAATAACTTAATACTTTTGTGCTCCAAAGACTAGGGATATGGTTTTAACATATCAAGCAAATCGGATACAAGAAAGAATGTGGTTAGAAGAAGGCATCGAGACCTTGACGATAGTTTTGTAGAGTAGAATCAATGTTTTCCTGACTACCTGAGCGAGAAATATCCCCATTACGTTGAAGAGTCATATATGAATATTCCTCGTCATGAAGGTGGAATCCTCCACATCTGATATCAGGGCTTTAGACGATAGTCACCGGAAGTTGTGTTGTAGTAGAGAGCACCTGCTGCAACATCACCAGTCCCTGCTGTCGAGTCATCAGAATATTCACCAATACCCAAAAGGGTTCTGGTTGCCGATGCCTAGCCTCCAGCACACAATCTAGTCGACATCGCAAAACTCATACCATTCCATGCTGACTTATTTGCAGGCGTCGGGATTGCTTTCAAGGATTCCGATTGCCACTGGATCACCAAGTGATGCTGCTTTCTTGAAGTCTTTGCAGGCGTCAGTGACATTGCCTTGCCTGTTGTAGTTCTTTGCGCGATGTAGGTAAGCGCGTTCGTAATTGGGATCTATTTCTATCGCCTTGTTCAAATCGATAAGTGCTTCATCATAGTTCCCAAGCGCTGACTTCATTTCGCCTCGGTTGCTATAAGCACTTGTAAAGTTTTCATTGAGGCCAATTGCTTTATTCATGTCAAGGATTGCACCGCCTGGATTATCCAGCATTGCCTTTGCAACGCCACGCGTTTCATACGCCTCTGGGATGTTTGGATCAAGTTCTATTGCTTTGTTGGCGTCACCCAGCGCTTCTTGTGGTTTATTTAACCCTAATAGCGCTGATGCTCGTGAGAAGTATGCATACCCATTATTGGGTTCTTCCTTGATGAGTTCGTTGAAATCTTCTAGTGCACCTTGGTAGTCACCTGAGTGCCATTTCTCTTCACCGCTTATTTGCAAAGGGTTCAGTTCCTTTGAAGGGAAATTGAACCAAGGCGTTTTAATCGATGGACCCTCGAAGGTTATGGATGTATTCCCGCAACCCGTTGTGCTCAAAGTGCAGAGTGCCAGTGCGAGTGCTGCCAGGGATCTATGGAGAGGCATCTGCTTAGGTGTCCGCTGTTCCTAAGGTAGGAAGGATCTTGAATCAGGCATGCAAGTGCTCTTGAGGCGCTTTTACTCAAAGACCTCTTTCTGCGGAGCCTCGTATGCAGATTTGTTTGATGCTTCACAACTACCGCGGAAACTGCCTGAGTCTTCAATAAAGCGGTCTCTATCATTTTGGTAGATAGTTCCAACTACTCCTCCTGGAGTTTCGTATTGAAGATGTGTTGTGTATTCTTCATAGATACTTCCACTCTCCTTCACTGTTTTCCAAGCAATTTGCCTTTGGTTTATATCCGTCGTGAATTCATTTGCAACCTCTGGTTCAGTTGAGTCAAACACTACATCCTCCTTGGTGTCGATTTTGTAATGGATTACATCATCTGTCTCCCTTTTGGATATCTGTTCGCCGAGGTTCCAGTCAAATACAGTTCTCTCGATAGTTACTTCGCATTTCAGGTATAAAAAGTCATCAGCAAGCGCAGGTGATGTTGTAAGAAGCAGGGTTGTGATGAGTAGTGGGAGTTTCATTCTCAGAGTCTAGGTAAAGGAATTGGGTTTGTTTGTGGATGGATCATGCTGAACACCGTGCTTTGTCCTGTTTGAAGGAGAAAGGGGAATGCTTTAGATAGTCACATGACACCCAAGGACCAATGACATCTTGATGACCCTCTACATCTTGGAGAACTGGTTTCAGCGCAACGAGCCAATGCCCCCAGAGGCTTAAGCCCTGGCTTTCCATTGGTCGCCGAGACCTAGGGGAAACCGGCAGTGGAGGTGATAAGACTGGACTGGATCGACTCCGTGATGACCGAGGCAGAGTCAGACTGACCTACAGCCTGGAGCCTAGGAGTCTGTATGTGATCGGTATCCTCATATGGGGGATGTAGTTTTGGAGCCCCATAAGAGACAATCCACCAATGCAATTGCCTTCTGCCTTCGGTTTGAAGTGTTGCGATTCCGCCTACTAAAACTGGAAGGTTGTTTTGACGTGCACGAAACCATCATCAGGGTCTGTGACAGTGGTGGTTACTGGCAAACCATTTAACATTTTCGTATCACACATCGGCCCTATCTCTATAGGTGTTCCATCCTTTATCTCAAAAAAGATTCGCCCCCTGCACTGATAGTCAGTTCTGCGACCTTTGAAGTTGCCCTTGCTAAACACTTCGTAGAAAGTGACGGTGTTTGTCTCTGAGTTCCAAGTCGCATCATTACCTGTTGTTGTGCTGGGTTCAGAATTCAGGAAGTAATAAATGCTGACAAACGAACCCTTTACAGCTGGAACTGGATCTACTGCTACTGCAGGAGCTGATACGAGTGCCCATAGGGCAAGGAGAATTCCTGTCTTCACTGGGTTCTGCCTCAAAGACTCCTTAAGTGATACCCGCTATCTAGGGTCAGTGGGCACCAACTTCCACTGGGCGTTAGCAGGGACCTCAGGTCCAGCGTTCATGTTCTCTGGTTCCTTGAAGGTGACCCTCCAGTCAGCAACCCTGCAAGGGACGTAATCACCACGCTCAATACGGACGCCGCCCAGGACAGAAGGGGCTCCCTGGAAACCGCCGATCCATTCGCTATCAACACCCAGTCCACCACGGAACCAGACCCAGCACCTGGCGTTGGGCTGTGTTGTGGATTGCTTGGCTGCCACGTGGGCTCCCGTTGTGAGCAGACCTTAATGAGCATTAGTCAATGAGCGGTCTTTCTCAGGTATTTGTTCCCAGTCCTATGCCAGAACAAAAGGGTCCACGGTGAGTGGATTCCAAATGGGTTGGGAGGTCGACCACGGGGGTGGTCGGCTCTTTTTTATGAATTGCGGTGGTTGTCAAGGATCAATTCTGAATAGGAATTCAGACAATAAAAAAGCCCGCTAAATGCGGGCGATGGTGCCAGGTATTGACGGCTGATTGATGGGGTTAATCAGACGATTGAAGCAATAAAAACCCCTGTCAATGCAGGGGCTTTGGGAGCGTAGG
This region of Synechococcus sp. NOUM97013 genomic DNA includes:
- a CDS encoding tetratricopeptide repeat protein — encoded protein: MSTTGCGNTSITFEGPSIKTPWFNFPSKELNPLQISGEEKWHSGDYQGALEDFNELIKEEPNNGYAYFSRASALLGLNKPQEALGDANKAIELDPNIPEAYETRGVAKAMLDNPGGAILDMNKAIGLNENFTSAYSNRGEMKSALGNYDEALIDLNKAIEIDPNYERAYLHRAKNYNRQGNVTDACKDFKKAASLGDPVAIGILESNPDACK